GAAGCGTTCTTCTTGCACAGGATGCCGATGGCCGCCGCACCGAGGAAGTAATCCACCACATTGGCCTCGGTGACTTGCTCACTGAACTTCATAAAGTAGTGCAGCACCGCCGGGATGATCCCCGCCGCGCCGTTGGTCGGTGCGGTGACCATGCGCCCACCGGCGGCATTTTCTTCGTTGACCGCCAGGGCAAACAGGTTCACCCACTCCATGGCGCTCAAGGTCGAGCCGATCACATTCGGCTTGCCCAATTCCTGCAGGCTGCGGTGCAACTTGGCGGCGCGGCGGCGCACGTTCAGGCCGCCGGGCAGGATGCCTTCGTGCTTGAGGCCCTGCTCGACGCAGTCCTGCATGGCGCGCCAGAGTTTCATCAGGCCACTGCGGATTTCTTCCTCCGAGCGCCAGACCTTTTCGTTGGCCAGCATCAATTCGGCAACGCGCAGGTTGTGGGTGTTACACAACTGCATCAACTCCACCGCGCTGGAAAACTCGTAGGGCAGTTCGGTGCGATCCATATCGGCCACGCCGCTGCGCGCCTGGGCTTCATCCACCACAAAACCGCCCCCCACCGAATAGTAGGTATCGCGATGCAATTCGGTCTGGGCGCCGTAGACCACCAGGGTCATGGCGTTGGGATGGAACGGCAGGTTTTCGTCGATCAGGCGCATGTCCCGCGACCATACAAAGGGCACCGGCACGCGGTTGTCCAGCAGCAGCGTCTGCGTCTCGCGCAGGGTCTCGATGCGCAGGCCGATCTGCGACGGATCAATCGCGTCCGGCCATTCGCCCATCAGCCCCATGATCACCGCGTTGTCGCTGCCATGGCCGATGCCGGTGGCCGACAGCGAGCCATACAGCTGAACTTCGACGCGCTGCACCTGTTCCAAAAGAGCACGTTCACGCAAGTTTTGGACAAACAACGCCGCGGCACGCATGGGGCCGACGGTGTGGGAACTGGACGGCCCGATGCCGATCTTGAACAGGTCGAAAACGCTGATAGCCATTGCGCGAAACTCCTCGATAGCACAGGCCAGGCGCAATAACGCCTGGTGGCGGAGCTGCTACGCTCAAGTCGCCCAGATGGCGGCATCATCAAGCTTTCGTTGCGCCGTCCGGCGTCTCACACCGACATACCCATGCTCACCAGCGTCGTCCCCGCGCAATGGGGCGTAATCGCCGTTTTTTGCGGCGCAGATCGAGAAAAAGTGCAGTTTTGCCTGTGGAAAAACCTGTATGCGACGTCACCGACACTGGATACGACCATCCCTGTACTGGATACGACGCACCCTGTAGGCGTCAGATTTTCACTGGTCCATGATCAGTCTCGACTCGTTTGCAAGGCACCGAGGCTGCACGTTGCTCGCACGCCCCAACTGCAACACTTATAAGCGCGGTCTAGCACCGCCGGAAAAACACCAGGAGTCCAAACCCATGAAAGGTTCCCACCCGTTGTTGTTGGCCGCCATGCTGAGTCTTCCCTTTGCGGCCCACGCTGCTGATCCCGAGCAGTGCAGCACCGTCAACTTCTCCGATGTCGGCTGGACCGATATCACCGTCACTACCGCCACCACCAGCGAGATCCTCAAGGGCCTGGGCTACAAGCCTCGCACCACGATGATTTCCGTACCCGTGACCTACAAGTCCCTGGCCGACGGCAAGAACATGGACATCTTCCTCGGCAACTGGATGCCGACCATGGAGAACGACATCAAGCAATACCGCGATGCCGGCACCGTGGAAACCGTGCGCGCCAACCTGGAAAACGCCAAGTACACCCTGGCAGTGCCACAAGCGCTGTACGACAAAGGCCTGAAGGACTTTGCCGATATCGCCAAGTTCAAGAAGGAGCTGGATGGCAAGATCTATGGCATCGAGCCGGGCAATGACGGCAACCGCACCATTCAGACGCTGATCGACAAGGATGCCTTTGGCTTGAAATCGGCCGGTTTCAAGATCGTCGAATCCAGCGAAGCCGGGATGCTCTCCCAGGTCGAGCGCGCCAGCAAACGCGACAAGGCCATCGTGTTCCTCGGCTGGGAACCGCACCCGATGAACACCCGCTTCAAGATGAAGTACCTGACCGGCGGTGACGATTCATTCGGCCCCAACTATGGCCAGGCCACCATCTACACCAATACCCGCAAGGGCTACTCCGAGGAATGCAGCAACGTGGGCCAGTTGCTGAAAAACCTGGTGTTCACCCTGGACATGGAAAGCACCCTGATGGGTAACGTCCTCGACGACAAAATGAAACCCGATGCCGCCGCCAAGGCCTGGCTGAAGAAGAACCCACAAGTACTCGACACCTGGCTCGCCGGGGTCACCACCCTTGATGGCAAACCAGGACTTGCCGCCGTGAAAGCCTACCTCGACAAGTAATCGCTGACCCTGGGCCGGCGTGCCGGCCCAGGATGTTTTCCCTCTTCGCATGTGGACATTCACTACCATGCTGACTGAACAGAAAATCCCACTAGGCCAGTACATCGCTGCCTTCGTCGAATGGTTGACGCAGAACGGCGCCGATTATTTCGACGCGATCGCATCGACACTGGAAACGATGATCCACGGCGTGACGTTCGCGCTGACCTGGTTCAATCCGCTGGCATTGATCGGTCTGATTGCGCTGCTTGCACACTACATTCAACGTAAATGGGGGCTGACTGTTTTTGTGATTGCCTCCTTCCTGCTGATCCTCAACCTGGGGTACTGGCAGGAAACCATGGAGACCCTGGCCCAGGTGCTGTTCGCCACCCTGGTCTGCGTGGTGATCGGTGTGCCGCTGGGCATTGTTGCCGCGCACAAGCCGATGTTCTACACGATGATGCGGCCGGTGCTCGATCTGATGCAGACCGTGCCGACCTTCGTCTACCTCATCCCGACCCTGACCCTTTTCGGGCTGGGTGTGGTGCCCGGTCTGATCTCCACGGTGGTGTTCGCAATCGCCGCGCCGATCCGCCTGACCTACTTGGGCATCCGCGATGTACCGCAAGAACTGATGGATGCCGGCAAGGCCTTTGGCTGCTCGCGCCGCCAGTTGCTCTCGCGCATCGAACTGCCCCACGCCATGCCGAGCATTGCTGCCGGTATTACCCAATGCATCATGCTGTCGTTGTCGATGGTGGTAATCGCGGCCCTGGTGGGCGCCGACGGCCTCGGCAAACCCGTGGTCAACGCGCTGAACACCGCCGACATTGCCCTGGGCTTTGAAGCGGGCCTGGCGATTGTGCTGCTGGCCATCATGCTCGACCGCATCTGCAAACAACCCGACGCCAAAGTAGGGGGTGATGCATGAGCATTATCCGATTCGACAATGTCGATGTGATCTTCTCCAAAGACCCACGCGAAGCCCTCAAGCTGCTGGACGAGGGGATGCACCGCAACGAAATCCTGAAAAAGACCGGGCAGATTGTCGGCGTGGAAAAGGCCAGCCTGGATATCGAGAAAGGCGAGATCTGCGTGTTGATGGGCCTGTCCGGTTCCGGCAAGTCGAGCCTGTTGCGCTGTATCAACGGCCTTAACACCGTGAGCCGTGGCAAGTTGTTTGTGGAGCATGAAGGTCGCCAGATCGACATCGCTTCGTGCACTCCGGCAGAGCTGAAAATGATGCGCACCAAGCGCATCGCCATGGTGTTCCAGAAGTTCGCCCTGATGCCTTGGCTGACGGTGCGCGAAAACATCAGCTTTGGCCTGGAGATGCAGGGTCGCCCCGAGAAGGAGCGGCGCAAGCTGGTGGACGAAAAGCTCGAACTGGTCGGCCTGACCCAATGGCGCAACAAGAAGCCCGACGAACTCTCAGGCGGTATGCAGCAGCGCGTCGGCCTGGCCCGCGCCCTGGCGATGGACGCCGATATCCTGCTGATGGACGAACCCTTCTCGGCCCTCGACCCGCTGATCCGCCAGGGCCTGCAGGACGAATTGCTGGAGCTGCAACGCAAGCTGAGCAAGACCATCGTGTTCGTCAGCCACGACCTCGACGAGGCACTCAAGCTGGGTAGCCGCATCGCGATCATGAAGGACGGCAAGATCATCCAGTACAGCGTGCCGGAAGAGATCGTGCTGAACCCGGCGGATGACTATGTGCGCACCTTCGTCGCCCATACCAACCCGCTCAACGTGTTGTGCGGCCGCAGCCTGATGCGCACCCTGGACAACTGCAAGCGGGTCAACGGTTCGGTGTGCCTGGATCCGGGCGGCGACTCATGGCTGGACCTGGCTGAAGGCAACACCATCCAGGGCGCACGGCAAAATGGCGTAGCAATGAGCCTGCAGAACTGGGCGCCAGGGCAAGCCGTGGAAGGCCTGGGGCGGTTGCCGACGTTGGTGGATTCGAATATCGGCATGCGTGACGCGTTGCAGATTCGCTACCAGACCGGCAACAAGCTGGTGCTGCACGACAACAACAGGGTGGTGGGGATTCTGGGAGACAGCGAGCTATACCACGCCCTGCTGGGCAAGAACCTGGGCTGAAGACCCAACTGAAGGAACTGGATCAATGTAGGAGCGAGCTTGCTCGCGAAGAACTCACAGGCACCGGGTTCCTCCAGGAAACACGCGTTATCGTTGACGTTTTTCGCGAGCAAGCTCGCTCCTACATTTGATCACATTGCCAAGTTTGAACAGGCGGTGTCAGTGACGACACCGCCGGCTTTTATCAGCTATAGACACGGCCAAGGAGCTGCCGATGGCTTTCAAACTGATCGAGCACATCCCGGGTGATCTGCTCCTGGGTGAAGCCCATCAGGTCGTATTCCTGACCGCCGTTGTGCAGGTAGACCTCGGCGCGGTAGTAGCGCGCACGCTCCTCGTCCGCCTCGATCGACTCACTCGGCGCCGCCAGGTAACCGTCCAGGCTCACCTCGTAGACAAACGGGTTGCCTTCCATCTCGATCCGCACGCCAATGCAGCGCTTGGATTTACCCAGCAGCGTCTGCACATCCAGCCCTTGGGCGCGCAGGGCCACGGCGGCTTCTTCCAGGGCCGGGGTGACTTTCTTGTCCATGAAGCGCTGCACCACAGCCTGGCTCGGTTGCAGGTCCTGGGCAGTCAGGCGCTCGCTGAAACCACGACGGCCGCGTTCGGCCAATTGCGCCTGCTCCTGTTCGATGGCCACGTCCTGGCGCATGGCCTTGTGCAGACCGAACATAAAGAAGATCAACACCACCGAGAACGGCAGGCCCGCCAACACCACCATGGTCTGCATGGCTTCAAAGTTGCCGGCAAACAGCAAGCCGATGGTCACCAGGGTGATTACCGCCGACCAGAAGATCCGCAGCCAGTGCGGCGCATCCTCATCCACGTTGCCGCCTTTGCACGACAGGTTGGCCATCATCACCGCGCCGGAATCCGCCGGCGTCAGGAACAGCACAAAGCCGACAAAGATCGACACGCCGATCACCACTTTCGACGCCGGGTAGTATTCCAGCAACTGGTAGATCGCCATGGATGGCTGCTCCAGCGCGGTCTTGCCCAGCTCCACGGCACCGTGGTTGAGCACCAGGTCCAGGGCCGAGTTGCCGAAGATCGACAGCCACGCCAGGGTAAAGCCCAGCGGGATCAGCAGTACGCCCGCCACCAGTTCACGCACGGTACGGCCGCGGGAAATACGCGCGATGAACATACCCACGAATGGCGCCCAGGAAATCCACCAGGCCCAGTAGAACAGGGTCCACAGGCCCATCCAGCGCTCGGACTTCTCGCCATCTCCTTCGTAGACGTACAGGTCGAAGGTCTTGAGTACCAGGCCGTTCATGTAGTCGCCGATGTTCTGCACAAAGCCGTTGAGCAGGTGCAGGGTCGGGCCAAACAGCAGCACGAAAATCAGCAGGCCGCTGAACAGCACAATGTTCAAGTTGGACAGGCGGCGAATGCCGTTTTCCACACCCGACACAGCAGCGATGGTCGCCACGGTGCTCATCACGATGATCACGATCAGCAGGTTGGTGTTGCTGTGCTCCATGCCGAACAGGTTTTCCAACCCCGACGACACTTGCATCGAACCAATCCCCAGGTTCGTCACCAGGCCCAGCAGGGTCACGAACATGCCGAAGCCGTCCACCGCGTGACCGGCCGCGCCTTTGACCCAACGCTCGCCCATCAATGGGTACAACGCCGAGCGCAGCGCCAACGGCTGGTTATGCCGGTAGGCAAAGTACGCCACGGCCAGGCCGACCAGTGCGTAGATCGCCCAGCCATGCAGGCCCCAGTGCAGGAAGGTCAACTGCAACGCCTGGCGTGCGGCCATGTGGGTGGCGGCGGCGCCTTCAGGCGGGTTGAAGTAGTGGTCCAACGGCTCGGACGCGCCGAAGTACAGCAACGAAATGCCGATGCCCGAAGAGAACAACATGCCGGCCCAGGCGCCGTAGCTGAAGTCTGGAGTGTCGGCCTTGCTGCCCAGCTTCAATTTGCCGTAGGAGGAAAACGCCAGGCCCACCACGAATACCAGGTAGGCGGCGATGACCACCATGTAGTACCAGCCAAAGCTTTTCGAGAGCCAGGTCTGGGCGACTCCCAGCATTCTGCCGGCCTCTTGCGGGGCGATGATCAGAACGGCGGTCAACAACAGGATCAACGCGGTGGAGGTGTAGAACACCCAACCGTTGACCCGCACCTTTTCCGGTGGGGTCTTTATTAGAGAGGCAGAACTCATGGCACAGAGGCTCCGGGCAGTGCGAGAGAGGACACAAGGCAGCGCTTGACCCGCGCCATCGATTTTTCGGCAGTCGACGGACGGGTGTTATAAAGACATCCCGAAAAACCCCGAACCCCAGCGAAGCGCTGTCACGGGCTGTTTCAGGGGTTTTTATGGATGTCAGATGTGCCTGCCAACATGTAGGAAATACCTGTAGGCAGCGACCATTTGTCGCAGATCTTATTCTTTGTTGATTGAACGTTCAATCAAAACAAAATAGACTGGCCCTCAAGCCGACGAACGTTTACGCCCGTCGGCAGGCCTAAGGAGAGGTGCTACATGCCCAAGGTCGGTATGCAACCCATACGCCGCCAGCAGTTGATCGAAGCCACATTGACGGCCATCGATCAGGTTGGGATGGGAGATGCCAGCATTGCGCTGATCGCCCGTCTGGCCGGAGTCTCGAACGGCATCATCAGTCACTACTTTCAGGACAAGAATGGCCTGATCGCCGCAACGATGCGGTACCTGATGAATGCGCTGATCGAGAACGTCCACGAACGCAGGCGTGCCCTGAAGGATGACAGCCCACGGGCGCACCTCCAGGTGATCATCGAAGGCAACTTCGACGCCAGCCAGGTCAACGGCCCGGCAATGAAAACCTGGCTAGCCTTCTGGGCCACCAGCATGCATCACCCGTCATTGCACAGGTTGCAGCGGATCAACGATCAACGTCTGTATTCCAACCTGTGCTGCCAGTTTCGCCGAGTGCTGCCGCTGCCGCGCGCACGCAAAGCAGCCCGTGGCCTGGCGGCCCTGATCGACGGCTTGTGGTTGCGCGGCGCCCTGTCGGGAGACGCTTTCGACACGGAGCAGGCGCAACGGATCGCTTACGAATACATGGATTTCCAATTGGCCAAGCAGGTGAGTTAGAGCACACATAAACGCTCAACCCCTGAACGGCTACTGAGTGGGCTATGCCCCTCAGTGGTTAACGCCAACCACTTATGCACTTGCGAGGACTTTATGGCCCGTTTCGAACTGCAAAAACTCTACATTGATGGCGGCTACAGCGACGCTGGCAGCGATGCCACCTTCGAAGCCATCAACCCGGCTAACGGTGAAGTTCTCGCCAACGTGCAACGCGCTACTTTCGAAGACGTTGAGCGCGCCGTGGTCAGCGCCGAAAAGGGCCAGAAAATCTGGGCTGCGATGACCGCCATGGAGCGTTCGCGCATCCTGCGTCGCGCCGTGGAAATCCTGCGCGAGCGCAACGATGAACTGGCTGCCCTGGAAACCCTGGACACCGGTAAATCCTTCTCCGAAACCAAGTACGTCGACATCGTCACCGGTGCCGACGTGCTGGAATACTACGCCGGCCTGGTGCCCGCCATTGAAGGCGAGCAGATCCCGCTGCGTACCACTTCGTTCGTCTACACCCGCCGCGAGCCGCTGGGCGTGGTCGCCGGCATCGGCGCGTGGAACTACCCGATCCAGATCGCCCTGTGGAAGTCTGCCCCAGCCCTGGCTGCCGGCAACGCCATGATCTTCAAGCCAAGCGAAGTGACGTCGCTGACCACCCTGAAACTGGCCGAGATCTACACCGAAGCCGGCGTTCCGGATGGCGTGTTCAACGTCCTGACCGGCAGCGGTCGTGAAGTCGGCACCTGGCTGACCGAGCACCCACGCATCGAAAAAATCTCCTTCACCGGCGGCACCGACACCGGCAAGAAGGTCATGGCCAGCGCTTCGAGCTCCTCG
The Pseudomonas hygromyciniae genome window above contains:
- a CDS encoding L-serine ammonia-lyase encodes the protein MAISVFDLFKIGIGPSSSHTVGPMRAAALFVQNLRERALLEQVQRVEVQLYGSLSATGIGHGSDNAVIMGLMGEWPDAIDPSQIGLRIETLRETQTLLLDNRVPVPFVWSRDMRLIDENLPFHPNAMTLVVYGAQTELHRDTYYSVGGGFVVDEAQARSGVADMDRTELPYEFSSAVELMQLCNTHNLRVAELMLANEKVWRSEEEIRSGLMKLWRAMQDCVEQGLKHEGILPGGLNVRRRAAKLHRSLQELGKPNVIGSTLSAMEWVNLFALAVNEENAAGGRMVTAPTNGAAGIIPAVLHYFMKFSEQVTEANVVDYFLGAAAIGILCKKNASISGAEVGCQGEVGSACAMAAAGLAEILGATPEQVCNAAEIGLEHNLGLTCDPVGGLVQVPCIERNAIAAVKAINAAQMALRGDGQHFISLDRVIRTMRDTGADMHDKYKETSRGGLAVSAVEC
- a CDS encoding choline ABC transporter substrate-binding protein, with translation MKGSHPLLLAAMLSLPFAAHAADPEQCSTVNFSDVGWTDITVTTATTSEILKGLGYKPRTTMISVPVTYKSLADGKNMDIFLGNWMPTMENDIKQYRDAGTVETVRANLENAKYTLAVPQALYDKGLKDFADIAKFKKELDGKIYGIEPGNDGNRTIQTLIDKDAFGLKSAGFKIVESSEAGMLSQVERASKRDKAIVFLGWEPHPMNTRFKMKYLTGGDDSFGPNYGQATIYTNTRKGYSEECSNVGQLLKNLVFTLDMESTLMGNVLDDKMKPDAAAKAWLKKNPQVLDTWLAGVTTLDGKPGLAAVKAYLDK
- the choW gene encoding choline ABC transporter permease subunit, with product MLTEQKIPLGQYIAAFVEWLTQNGADYFDAIASTLETMIHGVTFALTWFNPLALIGLIALLAHYIQRKWGLTVFVIASFLLILNLGYWQETMETLAQVLFATLVCVVIGVPLGIVAAHKPMFYTMMRPVLDLMQTVPTFVYLIPTLTLFGLGVVPGLISTVVFAIAAPIRLTYLGIRDVPQELMDAGKAFGCSRRQLLSRIELPHAMPSIAAGITQCIMLSLSMVVIAALVGADGLGKPVVNALNTADIALGFEAGLAIVLLAIMLDRICKQPDAKVGGDA
- the choV gene encoding choline ABC transporter ATP-binding protein, which encodes MSIIRFDNVDVIFSKDPREALKLLDEGMHRNEILKKTGQIVGVEKASLDIEKGEICVLMGLSGSGKSSLLRCINGLNTVSRGKLFVEHEGRQIDIASCTPAELKMMRTKRIAMVFQKFALMPWLTVRENISFGLEMQGRPEKERRKLVDEKLELVGLTQWRNKKPDELSGGMQQRVGLARALAMDADILLMDEPFSALDPLIRQGLQDELLELQRKLSKTIVFVSHDLDEALKLGSRIAIMKDGKIIQYSVPEEIVLNPADDYVRTFVAHTNPLNVLCGRSLMRTLDNCKRVNGSVCLDPGGDSWLDLAEGNTIQGARQNGVAMSLQNWAPGQAVEGLGRLPTLVDSNIGMRDALQIRYQTGNKLVLHDNNRVVGILGDSELYHALLGKNLG
- a CDS encoding BCCT family transporter encodes the protein MFYTSTALILLLTAVLIIAPQEAGRMLGVAQTWLSKSFGWYYMVVIAAYLVFVVGLAFSSYGKLKLGSKADTPDFSYGAWAGMLFSSGIGISLLYFGASEPLDHYFNPPEGAAATHMAARQALQLTFLHWGLHGWAIYALVGLAVAYFAYRHNQPLALRSALYPLMGERWVKGAAGHAVDGFGMFVTLLGLVTNLGIGSMQVSSGLENLFGMEHSNTNLLIVIIVMSTVATIAAVSGVENGIRRLSNLNIVLFSGLLIFVLLFGPTLHLLNGFVQNIGDYMNGLVLKTFDLYVYEGDGEKSERWMGLWTLFYWAWWISWAPFVGMFIARISRGRTVRELVAGVLLIPLGFTLAWLSIFGNSALDLVLNHGAVELGKTALEQPSMAIYQLLEYYPASKVVIGVSIFVGFVLFLTPADSGAVMMANLSCKGGNVDEDAPHWLRIFWSAVITLVTIGLLFAGNFEAMQTMVVLAGLPFSVVLIFFMFGLHKAMRQDVAIEQEQAQLAERGRRGFSERLTAQDLQPSQAVVQRFMDKKVTPALEEAAVALRAQGLDVQTLLGKSKRCIGVRIEMEGNPFVYEVSLDGYLAAPSESIEADEERARYYRAEVYLHNGGQEYDLMGFTQEQITRDVLDQFESHRQLLGRVYS
- the betI gene encoding transcriptional regulator BetI; amino-acid sequence: MPKVGMQPIRRQQLIEATLTAIDQVGMGDASIALIARLAGVSNGIISHYFQDKNGLIAATMRYLMNALIENVHERRRALKDDSPRAHLQVIIEGNFDASQVNGPAMKTWLAFWATSMHHPSLHRLQRINDQRLYSNLCCQFRRVLPLPRARKAARGLAALIDGLWLRGALSGDAFDTEQAQRIAYEYMDFQLAKQVS
- the betB gene encoding betaine-aldehyde dehydrogenase; this encodes MARFELQKLYIDGGYSDAGSDATFEAINPANGEVLANVQRATFEDVERAVVSAEKGQKIWAAMTAMERSRILRRAVEILRERNDELAALETLDTGKSFSETKYVDIVTGADVLEYYAGLVPAIEGEQIPLRTTSFVYTRREPLGVVAGIGAWNYPIQIALWKSAPALAAGNAMIFKPSEVTSLTTLKLAEIYTEAGVPDGVFNVLTGSGREVGTWLTEHPRIEKISFTGGTDTGKKVMASASSSSLKDVTMELGGKSPLIIFDDADLDRAADTAMMANFYSSGQVCTNGTRVFIPKHLQAAFEAKIVERVARIRVGNPEDENTNFGPLVSFAHMESVLGYIAKGKEEGARLLCGGDRLTDGDFAKGAFVAPTVFTDCTDEMTIVREEIFGPVMSILTYETEEEVIRRANDTDFGLAAGLVTRDLNRAHRVIHQLEAGICWINAWGESDAKMPVGGYKQSGVGRENGISSLNNFTRIKSVQVELGDYASVF